One Symphalangus syndactylus isolate Jambi chromosome 9, NHGRI_mSymSyn1-v2.1_pri, whole genome shotgun sequence DNA segment encodes these proteins:
- the NFKBIA gene encoding NF-kappa-B inhibitor alpha, producing the protein MFQAAERPQEWAMEGPRDGLKKERLLDDRHDSGLDSMKDEEYEQMVKELQEIRLEPQEVPRGAEPWKQQLTEDGDSFLHLAIIHEEKALTMEVIRQVKGDLAFLNFQNNLQQTPLHLAVITNQPEIAEALLGAGCDPELRDFRGNTPLHLACEQGCLASVGVLTQSCTTPHLHSILKATNYNGHTCLHLASIHGYLGIVELLVSLGADVNAQEPCNGRTALHLAVDLQNPDLVSLLLKCGADVNRVTYQGYSPYQLTWGRPSTRIQQQLGQLTLENLQMLPESEDEESYDTESEFTEFTEDELPYDDCVFGGQRLTL; encoded by the exons ATGTTCCAGGCGGCCGAGCGCCCCCAGGAGTGGGCCATGGAGGGCCCCCGCGACGGGCTGAAGAAGGAGCGGCTACTGGACGACCGCCACGACAGCGGCCTGGACTCCATGAAGGACGAGGAGTACGAGCAGATGGTCAAGGAGCTGCAGGAGATCCGCCTCGAGCCGCAGGAGGTGCCGCGCGGCGCGGAGCCCTGGAAGCAGCAGCTCACCGAGGACGGGGACTC GTTCCTGCACTTGGCCATCATCCATGAAGAAAAGGCACTGACCATGGAAGTGATCCGCCAGGTGAAGGGAGACCTGGCCTTCCTCAACTTCCAGAACAACCTGCAGCAG ACTCCACTCCACTTGGCTGTGATCACCAACCAGCCAGAAATTGCTGAGGCACTTCTGGGAGCTGGCTGTGATCCTGAGCTCCGAGACTTTCGAGGAAATACCCCCCTACACCTTGCCTGTGAGCAGGGCTGCCTGGCCAGCGTGGGAGTCCTGACTCAGTCCTGCACCACCCCGCACCTCCACTCCATCCTGAAGGCTACCAACTACAATG GCCACACGTGTCTACACTTAGCCTCTATCCATGGCTACCTGGGCATCGTGGAGCTTTTGGTGTCCTTGGGTGCTGATGTCAATGCTCAG GAGCCCTGTAATGGCCGGACTGCCCTTCACCTCGCAGTGGACCTGCAGAATCCTGACCTGGTATCGCTCCTGTTGAAGTGTGGGGCTGATGTCAACAGAGTTACCTACCAGGGCTATTCTCCCTACCAGCTCACCTGGGGCCGTCCAAGCACCCGGATACAGCAGCAGCTGGGCCAGCTGACGCTAGAAAACCTTCAGATGCTGCCAGAGAGTGAGGATGAGGAGAGCTATGACACAGAGTCAGAGTTCACGGAGTTCACGGAGGACGAG CTGCCCTATGATGACTGTGTGTTTGGAGGCCAGCGTCTGACGTTATGA
- the LOC129489212 gene encoding LOW QUALITY PROTEIN: 2-amino-3-ketobutyrate coenzyme A ligase, mitochondrial-like (The sequence of the model RefSeq protein was modified relative to this genomic sequence to represent the inferred CDS: deleted 2 bases in 1 codon), whose product MSAGNAWRAALFWGPRRRRAQSALAQLRGILEGELEGICGAGTWKSERVITSRQGPHIRVNGVSGGILNFCANNYLGLSSHPEVIQAGLQALEEFGAGLSSVRFICGTQSIHKNLEAKIAHFHQREDAIFYPSCFDAKAGLFEALLTLEDAVLSDELNCLHHRHHASIIDAIRLCKAHKYCYRHPDMADLEAKLQGAQKHRLRLVATDGAFSMDGDIARLQEICRFASRYGALVFVDECHATGFLGPTGRGTDEPLGVMDQVTIINSTLGKALGRASGGYTTGPGPLVSLLRQRARPYLFSNSLPPAVVGYASKALDLLMESNTIVQSMAAKIQRFRSKMEAAGFTILGASHPICPVILGDARLASRIVDDMLERGIFVIGFSYPVVPKGKAWIRVQISAVHSEEDIDRCEEAFVEVGRLHRALP is encoded by the exons ATGTCGGCTGGGAACGCCTGGCGCGCCGCACTCTTCTGGgggccccgccgccgccgcgcacAGTCAGCGCTGGCCCAGCTGCGTGGCATTCTGGAGGGGGAGCTGGAAGGCATCTGCGGAGCTGGCACTTGGAAGAGCGAGCGGGTCATCACGTCCCGTCAGGGGCCGCACATCCGCGTGAACGGCGTCTCCGGAGGAATCCTTAACTTCTGTGCCAACAACTACCTGGGCCTGAGCAGCCACCCTGAGGTGATCCAGGCAGGTCTGCAGGCTCTGGAGGAGTTTGGAGCTGGCCTCAGCTCTGTCCGCTTTATCTGTGGAACCCAGAGCATCCACAAGAATCTAGAAGCAAAAATAGCCCACTTCCACCAGCGGGAGGATGCCATCTTCTATCCCAGCTGTTTTGACGCCAAGGCCGGCCTCTTTGAGGCCCTGCTGACCCTGGAGGACGCAGTCCTGTCGGACGAGCTGAAC TGCCTCCATCATCGACACCATGCCTCCATCATCGACGCCATCCGCCTGTGCAAGGCCCACAAGTACTGCTATCGCCACCCGGACATGGCCGACCTAGAAGCCAAGCTGCAGGGGGCCCAGAAGCATCGGCTGCGCCTGGTGGCCACTGATGGGGCCTTTTCCATGGATGGCGACATCGCACGCCTGCAGGAGATCTGCCGCTTCGCCTCTAGATATGGCGCCCTGGTCTTTGTGGATGAATGCCATGCCACTGGCTTCCTGGGGCCCACAGGACGGGGCACAGATGAGCCGCTGGGTGTGATGGACCAGGTCACCATTATCAACTCCACCCTGGGGAAGGCCCTGGGTAGAGCATCAGGGGGCTACACGACAGGGCCTGGGCCCCTGGTGTCCTTGCTGCGGCAGCGCGCCCGGCCCTACCTCTTCTCCAATAGTCTGCCACCTGCTGTTGTTGGCTACGCCTCCAAGGCCCTAGATCTGCTCATGGAGAGTAACACCATCGTCCAGTCTATGGCTGCCAAGATCCAGAGGTTCCGTAGTAAGATGGAAGCTGCTGGCTTCACTATCTTGGGAGCCAGTCACCCCATCTGCCCTGTGATCCTGGGTGATGCCCGGCTGGCCTCTCGCATAGTGGATGACATGCTGGAGAGAGGCATCTTTGTCATAGGGTTCAGCTACCCCGTGGTCCCCAAGGGCAAGGCCTGGATCCGGGTACAGATCTCAGCAGTGCACAGCGAGGAAGACATTGACCGCTGCGAGGAGGCCTTCGTGGAAGTGGGGCGACTGCACAGGGCACTGCCCTGA